The following are from one region of the Bacillota bacterium genome:
- a CDS encoding GerMN domain-containing protein, translating into MKGHRVLFLLVLASLILSGYTLARLGGLQRELATLRVTVGRLENETRAATEAARRLDERLKALSSREVVLYFARSTPTDFYLGTERRKIGVGAAGEAADLPRRALEELIRGPSPGSNLERLLPAETRVLGVSIKDRTAYVNFSRDIQTRFPGGSRTEELMVYSIVNTLTQFPGITSVQILIEGKKVETIGGHIGIMQPLTRDEGLVRP; encoded by the coding sequence ATGAAAGGCCACAGAGTGCTATTTCTCCTTGTTTTAGCTTCCCTTATTCTTTCAGGCTATACCCTCGCGAGGCTCGGAGGGCTCCAGAGAGAACTGGCCACCCTGAGGGTGACCGTCGGCAGGCTCGAGAATGAGACCCGGGCCGCTACGGAGGCGGCAAGACGGCTCGACGAAAGGCTGAAAGCCCTATCCTCGAGGGAGGTCGTATTATACTTTGCCCGGAGCACCCCTACAGACTTCTATCTCGGCACCGAGAGGCGCAAGATAGGGGTAGGGGCTGCAGGGGAGGCTGCCGATCTCCCGAGGAGGGCACTGGAGGAGCTTATCCGCGGGCCATCGCCCGGGAGCAACCTGGAGAGGCTTCTCCCGGCTGAAACAAGGGTGCTTGGAGTAAGCATAAAGGACCGTACGGCTTATGTGAACTTCAGCAGGGATATACAAACACGCTTCCCCGGTGGGAGCCGCACCGAGGAGTTGATGGTCTACTCCATAGTGAATACCCTCACCCAGTTTCCAGGGATAACGAGCGTTCAAATCCTGATTGAGGGCAAGAAGGTTGAAACCATAGGCGGCCATATAGGGATCATGCAGCCGCTCACGCGGGACGAGGGCCTGGTGAGGCCCTAA